The following are encoded in a window of bacterium SCSIO 12643 genomic DNA:
- the lgt gene encoding prolipoprotein diacylglyceryl transferase, producing MMTLATIVWDVNPEIFPSLFENLPIHPRWYGVLFAVAFMVGFKIEEKIFANENLKPEWVDSLFLTVLIGTILGARLGHVFFYGWDYYSQNLGSILKIWEGGLASHGAIIGVILSLWIWSHRVSKKPLLWILDRSVIAIAFGGALVRLGNFFNSEIIGKPSDLPWAVEFARLGDGIARHPSQIYEALAYLISFVILYQAYWKYNKGEQRGFIFGMFMVLVFGFRFFVEFVKENQEAFEDAYTLNMGQLLSIPVVIIGLYFIWNSFKSKKLAEA from the coding sequence ATGATGACATTAGCTACAATTGTTTGGGATGTAAATCCGGAAATTTTCCCATCATTATTCGAAAATTTACCCATCCACCCAAGATGGTACGGGGTTTTATTTGCTGTAGCGTTTATGGTAGGCTTTAAAATCGAGGAAAAGATTTTTGCCAATGAAAATTTAAAACCTGAATGGGTAGATTCATTATTCCTAACTGTGCTAATCGGCACCATATTAGGTGCAAGATTGGGTCATGTATTTTTTTACGGATGGGACTACTATTCTCAAAACCTGGGAAGCATTTTAAAAATATGGGAAGGTGGACTAGCGAGTCATGGAGCCATTATTGGTGTAATTCTTTCACTATGGATTTGGTCTCATCGCGTTTCGAAAAAACCATTACTATGGATTCTAGATCGCTCTGTAATAGCTATCGCGTTTGGTGGTGCTTTGGTAAGATTAGGAAACTTCTTTAATTCAGAAATTATTGGAAAACCATCAGATTTACCCTGGGCGGTAGAATTTGCTCGTTTGGGAGACGGCATTGCACGTCATCCAAGCCAGATTTACGAAGCATTGGCTTACTTAATTTCATTCGTTATTCTATATCAGGCTTACTGGAAATATAACAAAGGCGAACAACGTGGATTTATTTTCGGAATGTTTATGGTTTTGGTTTTCGGTTTCCGATTCTTTGTGGAATTCGTCAAAGAAAATCAAGAAGCGTTTGAAGATGCTTATACCTTAAACATGGGACAACTACTGAGTATTCCGGTAGTCATTATTGGGTTATATTTTATTTGGAATTCATTTAAATCAAAAAAACTAGCTGAAGCCTAG